One genomic segment of Aquamicrobium lusatiense includes these proteins:
- a CDS encoding type I restriction endonuclease subunit R — protein MSVWPNGFDAAEKHQSQIPAVQLLVALGFTPLSQADALRLRGSRLRNVVLDDVLADQLLKINSFTYRGRDYLFDLEDAHEAILRLKPTPDRQKGLRGTNQDIYDTLVLGTTITKTIQGDSKSYSFRYVDWERPANNVYHVTAEVSVERTASTQTKRCDIVAYVNGIPFLVIENKRPTESLKKAGSQLIGYQNEDNIPQLFHFAQLLMVMNRVEARYATVGTPRQFWQTWRDEEDRDEIIDPLANRPLTAAEADAVFSGNFAFAREHFEALAAEGPRSITAQDRAIHALCRPERLLDLVRRFTVFDGGVRKVARHQQFFGIRKAVERVRQFNMDGRRKGGVIWHTQGSGKSLTMVMLGRSLALDKAIPNPRILIVTDRDDLDKQIKDTFKSCELEPVRATSGAHLIELIRNRTPLVTTIINKFDTAAKAAEDVDEDANVFVLVDESHRSQTGRYGGHSQFATRMRRLLPKACYLGFTGTPLLKKEKNTLSTFGGLIHKYAIDEAVADGAVVPLLYEGRLVEQQVNGGVIDKWFDKISEGLTDSQKADLKRKFSRMDALSKTGQAIRAKAFDISEHFRQHWQGTGFKAQLVAPSKAAAVRFKEVLDEIGHVTSEIVISPPDDNEGNEEVDKESKDLVRRFWAQMMAHYKTEDEYTRQIIEAFKGSGDPEILIVVSKLLTGFDAPRNTVLYVCKSLREHNLLQAIARVNRLYEDGATEKQFGFIIDYEGLLGELDAALTTYSAFEGFDAADLSGTVHDVREEIRKLPQLHDQLWDLFKPVKNKKDMEQFEQFLADEAIRQEFYERLKAFSRCLHISLSSDKLFDVFDESKIDAMKRDWKQFAELRRSVQLRYQETIDVKEFEPKIQKLLDDHVVAMPAETIIEMVNINDPDALKAVVEETGVSEASRADRIASATRRTITEKMDEDPAFYRKFSELLEETIRDYRAKRISERDYLKNVVDLASKVARKDRGREVPDAIKGNDDGQAFFGILEGALATDDGKLIEGDEVAAIALTIIEIIKSHHIVDVWSNDIAQNKMRNAIDDYFFDVLRDERGIELPVEVMDDLELKIMDLARARFPG, from the coding sequence ATGAGTGTATGGCCAAACGGCTTCGATGCGGCTGAGAAACATCAGTCCCAGATCCCCGCCGTGCAGCTCCTTGTGGCGTTAGGGTTCACGCCGCTGTCACAGGCGGATGCGCTGCGCCTGCGCGGCTCTCGTCTGCGCAACGTGGTGCTGGATGACGTCCTTGCGGACCAGCTTCTGAAAATCAACAGTTTCACCTACCGCGGGCGAGACTATCTCTTCGACCTCGAGGATGCACATGAAGCCATTCTCCGTCTGAAGCCCACGCCTGATCGGCAGAAGGGCCTGCGCGGGACCAACCAGGACATCTACGACACCCTTGTCCTTGGCACGACGATCACCAAGACGATCCAGGGAGACTCGAAGTCCTATTCGTTCCGCTACGTCGATTGGGAGCGGCCTGCGAACAACGTCTATCATGTGACGGCCGAAGTCTCGGTCGAGCGGACGGCCAGCACCCAGACCAAGCGATGCGACATCGTCGCCTACGTGAACGGCATCCCGTTCCTCGTGATCGAGAACAAGCGGCCAACCGAGAGCCTGAAGAAGGCCGGCAGCCAGCTGATCGGCTATCAGAACGAAGACAACATCCCGCAGCTGTTCCACTTCGCGCAGCTTCTCATGGTGATGAACCGTGTCGAGGCGCGCTACGCCACCGTGGGTACGCCGCGGCAGTTCTGGCAGACGTGGCGGGACGAGGAAGACCGGGACGAGATCATCGATCCGCTGGCCAATCGCCCTCTTACAGCGGCGGAGGCCGATGCGGTCTTCTCGGGCAACTTCGCCTTCGCCCGTGAGCATTTCGAGGCGCTGGCGGCTGAGGGGCCGCGCTCGATCACGGCGCAGGATCGTGCCATTCACGCGCTGTGCCGGCCGGAACGGTTACTGGACCTGGTCCGTCGATTCACCGTGTTCGATGGCGGCGTACGCAAGGTCGCTCGCCACCAGCAGTTCTTTGGGATCCGGAAGGCTGTCGAACGCGTCCGCCAGTTCAATATGGATGGTCGCCGCAAGGGCGGCGTGATCTGGCACACCCAAGGGTCGGGCAAATCACTGACCATGGTGATGCTGGGGCGATCTCTGGCGCTCGACAAGGCCATCCCCAATCCGCGCATTCTTATCGTCACCGACCGCGACGATCTCGATAAACAGATCAAGGACACTTTCAAGTCCTGTGAGCTCGAACCCGTACGGGCGACCAGCGGCGCTCATCTGATCGAGCTGATCCGAAACCGGACACCACTCGTGACGACCATCATCAACAAGTTCGATACGGCCGCCAAAGCCGCCGAGGACGTCGACGAGGATGCCAACGTTTTCGTCCTGGTCGACGAGAGCCATCGCTCTCAGACCGGCCGCTATGGTGGTCACAGCCAGTTCGCCACACGGATGCGGCGCCTGCTGCCGAAGGCCTGCTATCTGGGCTTCACCGGAACGCCGCTGTTGAAGAAGGAGAAGAATACGCTCTCGACCTTTGGTGGCCTCATCCACAAATACGCGATCGACGAGGCTGTCGCTGACGGTGCCGTCGTGCCGCTCCTCTATGAGGGCCGCCTTGTCGAGCAGCAGGTCAATGGCGGCGTGATCGACAAGTGGTTCGACAAGATCAGCGAAGGTCTTACCGACAGCCAGAAGGCCGACCTGAAGCGCAAGTTCTCCCGCATGGACGCCCTGTCGAAGACCGGCCAAGCGATCCGGGCAAAAGCCTTCGACATCTCGGAGCACTTCCGGCAGCACTGGCAGGGAACCGGTTTCAAGGCGCAGCTTGTGGCGCCGTCCAAGGCAGCAGCCGTCCGCTTCAAGGAGGTGCTCGACGAGATCGGGCACGTCACCAGCGAAATCGTCATCTCGCCGCCCGATGATAACGAGGGCAACGAGGAGGTCGACAAGGAGTCGAAGGACCTTGTGCGCCGGTTCTGGGCGCAGATGATGGCTCATTACAAGACCGAGGATGAATACACCCGGCAGATCATCGAGGCGTTCAAGGGATCCGGCGATCCGGAGATCCTGATCGTCGTATCGAAGCTGCTGACCGGTTTCGATGCGCCACGAAATACCGTGCTCTATGTATGCAAGTCGCTGCGCGAACATAATCTTCTGCAGGCGATCGCCCGCGTGAACCGGCTCTATGAAGATGGCGCGACGGAGAAGCAGTTCGGCTTCATTATCGACTATGAGGGTCTGCTTGGGGAGTTGGACGCGGCGCTGACCACCTACAGCGCCTTCGAAGGCTTTGACGCCGCCGATCTCTCCGGCACGGTCCACGACGTGCGCGAGGAAATCCGGAAGCTGCCCCAATTGCACGATCAGCTCTGGGACCTGTTCAAGCCGGTCAAGAACAAGAAGGACATGGAGCAGTTCGAACAGTTCCTGGCCGATGAGGCGATCCGGCAGGAATTCTATGAACGACTGAAGGCGTTCAGCCGCTGCCTCCATATCTCGCTGTCGTCAGACAAGCTCTTCGATGTCTTCGACGAGTCGAAGATCGACGCCATGAAGCGGGACTGGAAGCAATTTGCCGAACTGCGGCGGTCGGTTCAGCTGCGCTACCAGGAGACCATCGACGTCAAGGAGTTCGAGCCCAAGATCCAGAAGCTTCTTGACGACCATGTGGTTGCCATGCCGGCTGAAACGATCATCGAGATGGTCAACATCAACGACCCGGACGCCCTGAAGGCCGTGGTGGAGGAAACGGGCGTCTCTGAGGCATCAAGAGCGGACCGGATCGCCAGCGCGACGCGGCGAACCATCACCGAAAAGATGGACGAGGACCCTGCCTTCTATCGCAAGTTCTCGGAGCTGCTGGAGGAAACTATCCGTGACTATCGGGCTAAACGGATTTCCGAGCGCGATTACCTCAAGAACGTAGTCGATCTGGCCAGCAAGGTTGCCCGCAAGGACCGAGGGCGCGAGGTGCCGGATGCGATTAAGGGCAACGACGATGGGCAGGCGTTTTTCGGAATCCTCGAAGGCGCGCTCGCGACCGATGATGGCAAACTGATCGAGGGGGACGAAGTGGCCGCCATAGCGCTCACGATCATCGAAATCATCAAGTCCCATCACATCGTCGATGTCTGGTCCAACGACATCGCTCAGAACAAAATGCGCAACGCCATCGATGACTATTTCTTCGACGTCCTTCGCGACGAACGCGGCATCGAGTTACCTGTCGAGGTGATGGACGACTTGGAGCTCAAGATCATGGATCTTGCGCGGGCGCGTTTTCCGGGATGA
- a CDS encoding Kiwa anti-phage protein KwaB-like domain-containing protein yields MPQNLFAACRNNGGQLTVKRVRLDANVQQAVEAIFADQEGEFRQGVTSEVPFDGSWTPDEDEFLTIDVPVEAQVFADAINANAMAVADINTAAFAGEGIKALFTGVSANGATKVLVQRFTSQQVLERRFALLQQGNAFRRLTEPAFTLDSSLACIIEGGKIKFKSQQKLRSIINMVDIYRAATDQEVQTFAGHASLEVTDVAGFIAVTNQVSRKLIHAITNNGTLDAHTPADIQAAAQLTNLAITVQNGKIVMPSAHAEIKALLQFLNESRYSGPLSGQPYVTNSQRPA; encoded by the coding sequence ATGCCACAAAATCTTTTTGCCGCATGTCGCAACAATGGCGGACAATTAACTGTAAAACGTGTTCGCCTAGATGCGAATGTTCAACAGGCTGTTGAAGCGATATTCGCTGATCAGGAAGGCGAATTTCGGCAAGGCGTGACCAGCGAGGTCCCGTTTGATGGAAGTTGGACACCGGATGAGGATGAATTTCTTACCATCGACGTACCGGTTGAAGCTCAGGTCTTTGCGGATGCGATCAATGCCAACGCGATGGCTGTAGCCGATATCAACACTGCGGCTTTTGCTGGCGAAGGGATTAAGGCGCTCTTCACGGGCGTATCTGCAAATGGTGCAACCAAGGTCCTGGTGCAGCGGTTCACTTCTCAGCAAGTACTTGAACGGAGATTCGCGCTTCTCCAGCAAGGTAATGCCTTTAGACGTCTTACGGAGCCAGCATTCACACTAGACAGCAGTCTAGCCTGCATTATCGAAGGCGGAAAGATTAAATTCAAAAGTCAGCAAAAACTCCGGTCTATTATCAATATGGTCGACATTTACCGTGCTGCCACTGATCAGGAGGTTCAGACCTTTGCTGGTCACGCCAGTCTCGAAGTCACGGATGTTGCTGGGTTCATCGCTGTTACCAATCAGGTGAGCCGAAAGCTGATTCATGCAATTACCAATAATGGGACGCTCGACGCACATACGCCTGCCGACATTCAGGCGGCAGCCCAACTGACGAATCTCGCGATTACAGTTCAGAATGGCAAGATCGTCATGCCATCTGCACATGCCGAGATCAAAGCGCTGCTCCAGTTTCTGAACGAAAGCCGTTATTCTGGACCATTATCAGGACAACCATATGTGACGAACTCACAGAGGCCGGCATGA
- a CDS encoding restriction endonuclease subunit S produces MLDGWKRRSLADLLDFRNGMNFTQSSQGERVKVIGVGDFKDKEVLNDFSETPSITLNGKVNPDDLLKNDDLLFVRSNGNKALIGRCVLVSGITEPVSFSGFTIRGRVKSDEIDHSFASKLVRSPLFKEHLHRMGGGSSINNLSQDTLSEFCFSLPPLPEQRKIAEILRTWDEAIEKLEALRAAKLRRHRALTHSLVFGSRQLDRFRTTDEVTGHRWFTLPASWDAKPIGKLAREIAERNGDGEQHEVLSCSKYDGFVRSLEYFKKQVFSTDLSGYKKIWRGDFGFPSNHVEEGSIGLQNLTDVGVVSPIYTVFRFAPEKVDADYAFAVLKTGLYRHIFEVRTSASVDRRGSLRWSEFSKLPFPIPALAEQRAIAEVLRTAQTDLDALNTEIEALTRQKRGLMQKLLTGEWRVSC; encoded by the coding sequence ATGCTTGACGGCTGGAAACGCAGATCCCTGGCGGACCTTCTTGACTTCCGAAATGGGATGAACTTCACGCAGTCATCGCAAGGTGAACGGGTCAAGGTCATCGGGGTCGGCGACTTCAAAGACAAAGAAGTGCTCAACGACTTCTCGGAGACGCCATCGATCACACTCAATGGCAAGGTCAACCCAGATGACCTTCTCAAAAACGATGACCTATTGTTTGTCCGCTCGAACGGGAACAAGGCGTTGATCGGTCGCTGTGTATTGGTCAGCGGGATAACCGAGCCTGTTTCGTTCTCAGGGTTCACGATCAGGGGACGCGTCAAATCTGACGAGATCGACCACAGCTTTGCGTCGAAGCTCGTCCGGTCACCACTGTTCAAAGAGCATCTGCATCGAATGGGAGGGGGCTCGAGCATCAACAACCTTAGTCAGGATACGCTGTCCGAGTTCTGCTTTTCTCTCCCCCCGCTCCCCGAACAGCGCAAGATCGCCGAAATCCTGCGGACATGGGACGAGGCCATCGAGAAGCTGGAGGCGCTGCGGGCGGCGAAGCTGCGGCGGCATCGCGCGTTGACCCACTCTCTGGTCTTCGGGTCGCGCCAACTGGATCGCTTCCGCACAACGGACGAAGTGACCGGACATCGCTGGTTCACGCTTCCCGCTAGCTGGGACGCCAAGCCCATCGGCAAGCTGGCGCGCGAGATTGCCGAACGGAACGGCGACGGAGAGCAGCATGAAGTCCTGTCCTGCTCGAAATACGACGGGTTCGTCCGATCGCTTGAATACTTCAAGAAACAGGTCTTCAGCACCGATCTGTCAGGTTACAAGAAAATCTGGCGCGGCGACTTCGGCTTTCCCAGCAACCATGTCGAGGAAGGCTCTATCGGCCTTCAGAACCTGACAGACGTCGGCGTCGTCAGTCCCATCTACACAGTCTTCCGTTTCGCACCGGAGAAAGTGGATGCCGACTACGCCTTTGCCGTCCTTAAGACCGGGCTCTATCGGCACATCTTCGAGGTCCGCACCAGCGCTTCCGTGGACAGGCGCGGCAGTCTGCGATGGAGCGAGTTCTCGAAACTGCCCTTCCCGATCCCGGCGCTGGCCGAACAGAGGGCCATCGCAGAGGTGCTGCGTACGGCACAGACCGACCTCGACGCCCTCAATACCGAAATCGAAGCCCTCACCCGCCAGAAACGCGGCCTGATGCAGAAGCTACTGACGGGCGAATGGAGGGTGTCATGCTGA
- a CDS encoding virulence RhuM family protein — MSEGELILYSTKDGAATIGLRAVDGTVWLSQREIAELFDKDVRTVNEHIRNVFAEGECDPGATIRKFRIVQTEGSRQVEREVDAYNLDVILSVGYRVRSARGTQFRRWATTVLREYLVKGFAMDDARLKQAEQWDYFDEWLARIRDIRASEKRFYQKVRDLYTTAIDYDKTSEQAQAFFKKVQNKMLWAVTGKTAAELIENRSDPSAPNMGLTNWKGSVVRKGDVGTAKNYLKAEEVEELNRIVVMYLDYAEDQARRRRPVSMAEWADKLDAFLSFNERDVLAHAGRLRMDVAQKLAVERFEVFDANRRAAEALAADEADIAQLEEMEKAAKERKKGGDDA, encoded by the coding sequence ATGTCTGAGGGCGAACTGATCCTTTACAGCACCAAGGACGGCGCCGCGACCATCGGCCTGCGGGCCGTGGATGGGACCGTTTGGCTGAGCCAGCGGGAGATCGCGGAGCTGTTCGACAAGGACGTGCGCACCGTGAACGAGCACATCCGCAACGTTTTCGCCGAGGGTGAGTGCGATCCGGGGGCAACTATCCGGAAATTCCGGATAGTTCAAACCGAGGGCTCGAGGCAGGTCGAACGCGAGGTCGACGCCTACAACCTCGATGTCATTCTGTCGGTCGGCTACCGCGTCCGCTCGGCGCGCGGTACCCAGTTCCGCCGTTGGGCCACCACCGTCCTGCGCGAGTACTTGGTCAAGGGCTTCGCGATGGACGATGCGCGGCTGAAGCAGGCCGAGCAATGGGACTATTTCGACGAGTGGCTTGCCCGCATCCGGGACATCCGCGCCTCGGAGAAGCGCTTCTACCAGAAAGTGCGCGACCTCTACACGACCGCCATCGATTACGACAAGACGTCCGAGCAGGCGCAGGCCTTCTTCAAGAAGGTGCAGAACAAGATGCTCTGGGCGGTAACGGGCAAGACGGCCGCCGAACTGATCGAGAACCGCAGCGATCCCAGCGCCCCCAACATGGGCCTGACCAACTGGAAAGGCTCGGTCGTTCGCAAGGGCGATGTCGGGACCGCCAAGAACTACCTAAAGGCCGAGGAGGTCGAGGAACTCAACCGCATCGTTGTGATGTACCTCGACTATGCCGAGGACCAGGCGAGGCGCCGCCGCCCGGTCAGCATGGCCGAATGGGCCGACAAGCTCGACGCCTTTTTGTCCTTCAACGAGCGTGACGTGCTGGCCCATGCCGGGCGGCTTCGGATGGACGTTGCCCAGAAGCTGGCCGTCGAGCGGTTCGAGGTGTTCGACGCCAACCGCCGCGCCGCCGAGGCGCTGGCGGCGGATGAAGCTGATATCGCTCAACTGGAGGAGATGGAGAAAGCCGCCAAGGAGCGGAAGAAGGGCGGCGACGATGCTTGA
- a CDS encoding type I restriction-modification system subunit M produces MNDQLTQQQVNQTAWAACDTFRGVVDAGQYKDYILVMLFLKYISDHWNDHLETYRKQYGGDETRIRRRLERERFVLPEGASFYDLYEARNEANIGERINIALERIEDANRAKLEGVFRNIDFNSEANLGRVKDRNRRLKNLLEDFAKPALDLRPSRVTEDIIGECYIYLISRFASDAGKKAGEFYTPSAVSRLLAKLAAPKPGDTICDPACGSGSLLIRAAEEVGSENFALYGQEVNGATWALARMNMFLHAKDAARIEWCDTLNSPALVEGDHLMKFDVVVANPPFSLDKWGAENADTDQFKRFWRGIPPKSKGDYAFITHMIEIAKRQSGRVAVIVPHGVLFRGGAEGRIRQALIEENLLDAVVGLPANLFTTTGIPVAILVFDRSREQGGGNEDRRDVLFIDASKEFTPGKTQNVMDEAHLNKVLETYASRAEIEKYSHRASPEEIAENDFNLNIPRYVDTFEPEEEIDVAALQKQINTIEAELVEVRGRMAGYLKELGVDV; encoded by the coding sequence ATGAACGACCAGCTTACCCAACAACAGGTCAACCAAACGGCGTGGGCCGCTTGCGACACCTTCCGGGGCGTTGTCGATGCCGGACAGTACAAGGACTACATCCTGGTGATGTTGTTCCTGAAGTACATCTCCGATCATTGGAACGACCACCTCGAAACCTACCGCAAACAGTATGGCGGGGATGAGACCCGGATCCGGCGGCGGCTAGAGCGTGAGCGCTTCGTTCTGCCGGAGGGTGCCAGCTTCTACGATCTTTACGAAGCGCGGAACGAGGCCAACATCGGCGAACGGATCAACATCGCGCTGGAACGGATCGAGGACGCTAACCGCGCCAAACTGGAAGGCGTGTTCCGCAACATCGACTTCAACTCTGAAGCCAACCTCGGGCGCGTGAAGGACCGCAACCGGCGGCTCAAAAACCTGCTGGAGGACTTCGCCAAGCCGGCGCTGGACCTGCGCCCCAGCCGGGTGACCGAGGACATTATCGGCGAGTGTTACATCTATCTGATCTCACGCTTTGCCTCGGACGCAGGCAAGAAGGCCGGCGAGTTCTACACGCCCTCTGCCGTCTCTCGCCTGCTCGCCAAACTGGCGGCTCCCAAGCCGGGTGATACGATCTGCGACCCGGCCTGCGGGTCCGGATCGCTGTTGATCCGGGCGGCCGAAGAGGTCGGGTCCGAGAACTTCGCCCTCTACGGCCAGGAAGTGAACGGCGCGACCTGGGCGCTGGCGCGGATGAACATGTTTCTCCACGCCAAGGACGCCGCGCGCATCGAGTGGTGTGACACACTCAACAGCCCCGCGCTGGTCGAGGGCGATCACCTGATGAAGTTCGACGTAGTGGTGGCCAATCCCCCGTTCAGCCTCGACAAGTGGGGGGCGGAGAACGCGGACACCGACCAGTTCAAGCGCTTCTGGCGCGGCATCCCGCCAAAGTCCAAAGGCGATTACGCCTTCATCACCCACATGATCGAGATCGCCAAGCGTCAGAGCGGCCGGGTGGCCGTTATCGTTCCCCATGGCGTGCTGTTCAGGGGCGGGGCCGAGGGGCGTATCCGCCAGGCGCTCATCGAGGAGAACCTGCTCGACGCGGTGGTGGGCCTGCCCGCCAACCTGTTCACGACCACGGGCATTCCGGTGGCCATTCTGGTGTTCGACCGCTCTCGCGAACAGGGCGGTGGCAACGAGGACCGTCGCGATGTCCTGTTCATCGACGCCAGCAAGGAATTCACGCCGGGCAAGACCCAGAACGTGATGGACGAGGCGCATCTCAACAAGGTGCTGGAAACCTACGCGTCGCGGGCGGAGATCGAGAAATATTCCCACCGCGCCAGCCCGGAAGAAATCGCCGAGAACGACTTCAACCTCAACATCCCCCGCTACGTCGACACCTTCGAGCCGGAGGAGGAAATCGACGTAGCCGCCTTGCAGAAGCAGATCAACACCATCGAGGCCGAGCTGGTCGAGGTGCGGGGCAGGATGGCCGGCTATCTGAAGGAACTGGGCGTCGATGTCTGA
- a CDS encoding restriction endonuclease subunit S, with the protein MRLPELCSIHTGYTARGRLEPTAAGGVLAIQLRDFTSEGLIDPERLTRVQLEGVADRYFVRAGDVVFRSRGERNTAAALDERLSESALAVLPLMILRPNPEVVTPEFLAWAINQPPAQRHFDVAARGTNIRMIPRSSLDDLELDVPDIETQKRIVAFDELAERERELSQMVAEARRKMMSLILVERTSKMWARTKKGKTPQ; encoded by the coding sequence ATGCGCCTTCCCGAACTTTGCTCTATCCATACCGGCTATACTGCTCGCGGCAGATTGGAGCCGACTGCGGCCGGGGGCGTTCTGGCAATCCAATTGCGAGACTTTACCTCTGAAGGCCTCATTGATCCGGAGCGCCTTACGCGTGTCCAACTGGAAGGCGTGGCAGACCGCTACTTTGTACGCGCGGGTGACGTTGTGTTCCGATCACGCGGCGAGCGAAATACAGCTGCCGCTCTGGACGAGCGGCTGAGCGAGTCGGCCCTCGCTGTTCTCCCTCTGATGATACTTCGTCCCAATCCTGAGGTCGTGACGCCCGAATTTCTGGCTTGGGCGATCAATCAGCCGCCGGCGCAGCGTCACTTCGACGTCGCAGCACGAGGCACAAACATCCGGATGATACCTCGATCCAGCCTCGACGACCTTGAGCTCGATGTGCCGGATATCGAGACACAGAAGAGAATAGTCGCCTTTGATGAGCTGGCTGAAAGGGAGCGGGAACTTTCCCAAATGGTCGCCGAGGCACGAAGAAAGATGATGAGTCTGATCCTCGTCGAACGAACGAGCAAGATGTGGGCTAGGACGAAGAAAGGAAAGACGCCTCAATGA